A portion of the Parambassis ranga chromosome 22, fParRan2.1, whole genome shotgun sequence genome contains these proteins:
- the dicer1 gene encoding endoribonuclease Dicer has translation MAGLQLVTPATSPMGPFFGLPWQQEAIHDNIYTPRKYQVELLEAALEHNTIVCLNTDSGKTFIAVLLTKELSHQIRGHYQENAKRTVFLVNTASSVIQQAAAVRTHSDLQVGEYTDSEETLAWTGQQWNQEIIENQVLVMTCNIFLHVLRNKILPLSKINLVMFDDCHLAITDHPYRDIMKLFEGCSSSPRVLGLTASILNGKCDPAELEQKIQNLERMLRSNAETATDLVVLDRYASQPREVVLDCGPFMDKSGLSARLQGELAEALHFLNDCNISAVREDRDPTFISRQILSDCRAVLQVLGPWCADKAAGIMVRELQKYIKHEQEELNRKFLLFTDTILRKVHALCEEHFSPASLDLKFVTPKVLRLLEILHEYKPFERQQFESVEWYNNRNQDNYVSWSDSEDEDEDEEVEAKERPEANFPSPFTNILCGIIFVERRYTAVVLNRLIKEAGKQDPELAYISSNFITGHSIGKNQPRNKQMEVEFRKQEEVLRKFRAHETNLLIATSIVEEGVDIPKCNLVVRFDLPTEYRSYVQSKGRARAPVSNYIMLADTERTKSFEEDLTTYKAIEKILRNKCSKSVEVTEFEVEQVMDDDNILPPYVLRSEDGGPRVTINTAIGHINRYCARLPSDPFTHLAPKCKTKETADGRYQSTLYLPINSPLRVPVKGPPMTCARLAEKAVALVCCEKLHKIGELDDHLMPVGKETVKYEEELDLHDEEETSVPGRPGSTKRRQCYPKAIPQCLRDSYAVLGQTYYLYVIGMVLTTPLPDELNFRRRKLYPPEDTTRCFGILTAKPIPRIPHFPVYTRSGEVTISIELQKSGFMLTAAQLDLITRLHQYIFSHILRLEKPALEFKPTQADSAYCVLPLNVVGDSNMLDMDFKFMEDIEKSEARTGIPTTQYTKLNPFTFKLEDYQDAVIIPRYRNFDQPHRFYVADVYTDLTPLSKFPSPEYETFAEYYKTKYNLDLSNLNQPLLDVDHTSSRLNLLTPRHLNQKGKALPLSSAEKRKAKWESLQNKQILVPELCAIHPIPASLWRKAVCLPSILYRLHCLLTAEEFRAQTASEAGVGTQTLPPDFRYPNLDFGWKRSIDSKTFISCPESCSEDSDCHCKHQETVTPNSSSPAHLSSDHSCLPEQGIFIALDPADATGTKSLTNGTATVADFDDDSHRDKHLQQHDNCQCSQSSSSGLQGPESMQTTTSVPVQPPHMLKKPSSSPPQSSDECTPARTSDHTNKATSVCNWAATGPNTPAAPSSDLAAEPQLRSQAGDSLKNLGPNPGLILQALTLSNASDGFNLERLEMLGDSFLKHAITTYLFCTYPDAHEGRLSYMRSKKVSNCNLYRLGKKKWLPSRMVVSIFDPPVNWLPPGYVVNQDKSSADKPDSEEAKEELLANGRPGNYYDDDDDDDDDEGEDVDEDGELMLKDEPKDEVNMEDDLEYYKEHIRFIDNMLLGSGAFGKKISLGSYPPTVTPASSSSPAMDSPYEWKAPKKPLHPTAAHYPLEQLPSGPSAEEFDYSSWDAMCYLDPSKAGEDDDFVVGFWNPSEENCGTELGKQSISYDLHTEQCIADKSIADCVEALLGCYLTSCGERAAQMFLCSLGLKVLPLERGALVGEEGQGPQTTADLCYGWLKIPPRCMLAHPDAERTLNHLISGFENFEKKINYTFQNKAYLLQAFTHASYHYNTITDCYQRLEFLGDAILDYLITKHLYEDPRQHSPGVLTDLRSALVNNTIFASLAVKYDYHKYFKAISPELFHVIDDFVQFQLEKNEMQGMDSELRRSEEDEEKEEDIEVPKAMGDIFESLAGAIYMDSGMSLETVWQVYYPMMRPLIEKFSANVPRSPVRELLEMEPETAKFSPAERTYDGKVRVTVEVVGKGKFKGVGRSYRIAKSAAARRALRSLKANQPQVQNN, from the exons ATGGCAGGCCTACAGCTTGTCACCCCTGCCACTTCACCCATGGGGCCTTTCTTTGGCCTGCCATGGCAGCAGGAGGCTATCCATGATAACATCTATACACCTAGGAAATATCAG GTAGAACTTCTTGAAGCAGCTCTTGAACACAATACTATCGTCTGCTTGAATACTGACTCAGGGAAGACCTTTATTGCAGTACTTCTAACAAAAGAGCTCTCCCACCAAATCCGTGGACATTACCAGGAAAATGCGAAGAGGACCGTTTTCTTGGTGAACACAG CATCATCTGTGATTCAGCAAGCAGCTGCAGTCAGGACTCATTCTGACCTCCAGGTGGGAGAGTACACAGATTCAGAGGAGACTTTAGCATGGACTGGCCAACAGTGGAATCAAGAGATCATTGAGAATCAG GTGCTGGTCATGACTTGCAACATATTCCTGCATGTTCTGAGGAATAAAATTTTACCTTTGTCTAAAATCAACTTGGTGATGTTCGATGATTGTCACCTGGCCATCACAGACCACCCTTACCGTGACATAATGAAG CTGTTTGAGGGCTGCTCAAGTAGTCCTCGTGTCCTGGGTCTCACAGCCTCTATCCTAAATGGAAAGTGTGACCCGGCAGAACTGGAGCAGAAGATCCAGAATCTGGAGCGAATGTTAAGGAGCAATGCTGAAACTGCCACGGACCTTGTGGTCCTGGACAG ATATGCCTCTCAGCCGAGAGAAGTGGTGCTGGATTGTGGCCCCTTCATGGATAAGAGTGGCCTCTCTGCCCGTTTGCAGGGAGAGCTGGCTGAAGCTCTCCACTTTCTGAATGACTGTAACATATCGGCTGTCAGAGAGGATCGTGATCCCACGTTTATCTCCAGACAG ATCCTAAGTGACTGCCGGGCTGTGCTGCAGGTGCTGGGGCCCTGGTGTGCAGATAAAGCAGCAGGCATCATGGTGCGGGAGCTCCAGAAGTACATCAAACatgagcaggaggagctcaACCGCAAGTTTCTGCTCTTCACAGACACCATCCTGCGCAAAGTGCATGCCTTGTGTGAGGAGCACTTCTCCCCTGCCTCTTTGGACCTCAAGTTCGTCACACCTAAGGTTCTCAGACTGCTTGAGATCTTGCACGAGTACAAGCCGTTTGAACGTCAACAGTTTGAGAGCGTTGAGTGGTACAACAACCGTAACCAGGACAACTATGTGTCTTGGAGTGACtcagaagatgaagatgaggatgaggaggtggaggccaaAGAGAGGCCCGAAGCCAACTTTCCATCACCTTTCACCAACATTCTGTGTGGCATTATTTTTGTGGAGAGACGTTACACTGCTGTTGTCCTCAATCG TCTTATCAAGGAGGCAGGAAAGCAGGACCCAGAGTTGGCTTACATCAGCAGCAACTTCATCACGGGGCACAGCATTGGCAAGAACCAGCCACGGAACAAGCAGATGGAGGTGGAGTTCAGGAAACAAGAGGAG GTTCTCCGCAAATTCCGGGCTCATGAAACCAACCTGCTGATTGCCACCAGCATTGTGGAGGAAGGTGTAGATATTCCAAAGTGTAACCTGGTGGTGCGCTTTGACCTGCCCACAGAGTACAGGTCCTATGTCCAGTCAAAAGGCAGAGCTCGGGCACCTGTTTCTAACTACATAATGCTAGCTGACACTGAGAGGACCAAATCCTTTGAGGAAGACCTCACCACCTACAAAGCAATTGAGAAG ATCTTAAGAAATAAGTGTTCCAAGTCAGTGGAGGTTACTGAATTTGAAGTGGAACAAGTAATGGATGATGACAACATCCTCCCACCATATGTTCTGCGATCAGAGGATGGGGGTCCTAGGGTCACTATCAACACAGCCATTGGACATATTAACAG GTATTGTGCTCGACTGCCAAGTGACCCATTCACGCACCTAGCGCCCAAATGTAAAACAAAGGAGACAGCAGATGGACGCTATCAATCTACACTCTACTTACCCATTAACTCCCCTCTACGAGTACCTGTTAAG gGTCCACCAATGACCTGCGCCAGACTGGCAGAAAAAGCTGTTGCACTAGTATGCTGTGAGAAACTCCACAAAATAG GTGAGCTGGATGATCACTTGATGCCTGTGGGAAAGGAGACGGTGAAGTATGAGGAAGAACTGGACCTTCACGATGAAGAAGAGACAAGTGTCCCAGGCCGGCCTGGCTCTACCAAAAGGAGGCAATGCTATCCTAAAGCC ATACCACAGTGTCTGCGGGACAGCTATGCTGTACTGGGGCAGACCTACTACCTGTATGTGATAGGGATGGTCCTCACCACTCCTCTCCCCGATGAACTCAACTTTCGCAGGAGGAAGCTCTACCCGCCAGAGGACACCACCCGGTGCTTTGGTATCCTGACTGCCAAACCCATACCTCGA ATCCCCCATTTCCCAGTGTACACTCGCTCGGGTGAGGTGACCATCTCCATTGAGCTGCAGAAGTCTGGCTTCATGCTCACAGCAGCCCAGCTTGACCTCATTACCCGTCTGCACCAGTACATCTTCTCCCACATCCTCCGCCTGGAGAAACCTGCACTGGAGTTCAAGCCTACGCAGGCCGACTCAGCTTACTGTGTTCTACCTCTGAATGTTG TTGGGGACTCTAACATGCTAGATATGGACTTCAAGTTCATGGAGGACATTGAAAAGTCTGAGGCCCGCACTGGCATTCCTACCACTCAGTACACGAAGCTGAACCCCTTCACTTTCAAGCTAGAGGACTACCAGGATGCTGTCATCATTCCAAG GTATCGCAACTTTGACCAGCCTCATCGCTTCTATGTTGCTGATGTGTACACAGACCTGACACCACTCAGCAAGTTTCCTTCGCCAGAGTATGAGACATTTGCTGAGTATTACAAAACCAAGTACAATCTGGACCTGTCCAACCTGAACCAGCCACTTCTGGACGTGGATCACACTTCCTCCAG ACTGAACCTGTTAACCCCACGGCACCTGAACCAGAAGGGCAAAGCTCTGCCACTCAGCAGTGCAGAGAAGAGGAAGGCCAAATGGGAGAGTCTGCAGAACAAACAG ATCCTGGTTCCAGAGCTTTGTGCCATCCACCCCATCCCTGCCTCCCTGTGGAGGAAAGCAGTGTGTCTGCCCAGCATCCTGTATCGCCTCCACTGTCTGCTAACCGCTGAGGAGTTCAGAGCCCAGACAGCCAGTGAAGCTGGAGTGGGAACCCAGACCCTCCCCCCTGACTTTAG atATCCAAACTTGGACTTTGGGTGGAAGAGATCTATTGACAGCAAAACGTTCATCTCCTGTCCTGAGTCCTGCAGTGAGGATAGTGACTGTCACTGTAAGCACCAAGAGACTGTAACCCCTAATTCCAGTTCCCCAGCACATCTTAGTAGTGACCACTCTTGCTTGCCTGAGCAGGGGATATTCATAGCCCTGGATCCTGCAGATGCCACTGGCACCAAGAGCCTAACTAATGGCACTGCGACAGTGGCTGACTTTGACGACGACAGCCATCGAGATAAGCACCTTCAACAACATGACAATTGCCAATGCTCTCAGTCCAGCTCCTCTGGGCTGCAGGGCCCTGAATCAATGCAAACCACTACCTCAGTTCCTGTGCAGCCCCCTCACATGTTAAAGAAGCCCAGCTCCAGTCCTCCACAATCTAGTGATGAATGTACACCAGCGAGGACCTCAGATCACACAAATAAAGCTACCTCAGTCTGCAACTGGGCAGCCACGGGTCCCAACACTCCTGCAGCACCTTCTTCTGACCTAGCTGCTGAACCCCAGCTCAGATCCCAGGCAGGAGATTCCCTCAAGAACCTGGGACCCAACCCGGGCCTCATCCTGCAGGCCCTGACCCTATCAAACGCCAGTGATGGTTTCAACCTGGAGCGGCTGGAGATGCTTGGTGACTCTTTTCTGAAACATGCCATCACCACATACCTATTCTGTACATACCCTGATGCTCACGAAGGACGACTCAGTTACATGCGCAGCAAAAAG gTGAGCAACTGCAACCTGTACCGTCTGGGGAAAAAGAAGTGGCTTCCCAGCAGGATGGTGGTGTCCATCTTCGACCCTCCTGTTAACTGGCTGCCTCCTGGATACGTGGTGAACCAGGACAAGAGCAGCGCTGACAAACCAGACTCAGAGGAG GCTAAAGAGGAGCTACTAGCCAATGGGCGACCTGGGAACtactatgatgatgatgatgatgatgatgatgatgagggtgaGGATGTGGATGAAGATGGCGAGCTGATGTTGAAGGATGAACCAAAGGATGAAGTCAACATGGAGGATGATCTGGAGTACTACAAGGAACACATCAGGTTTATAGACAACATGTTGCTGGGATCAGGTGCATTTGGTAAGAAGATCTCTCTTGGCAGCTACCCTCCCACTGTTACCCCAGCCTCAAGCTCTTCCCCTGCTATGGATTCTCCATACGAATGGAAAGCCCCCAAGAAACCCCTCCATCCCACTGCAGCCCACTACCCTTTGGAGCAGCTGCCTAGCGGGCCCTCAGCTGAGGAGTTTGACTACAGCTCATGGGACGCCATGTGCTACCTGGATCCCAGCAAAGCTGGAGAGGATGACGACTTTGTGGTGGGCTTTTGGAACCCGTCAGAAGAGAACTGTGGCACTGAGCTTGGCAAACAGTCCATCTCTTATgacctgcacacagagcagtgcattgcAGACAAGAGCATTGCAGACTGTGTGGAGGCTCTGCTGGGGTGCTACCTGACCAGCTGTGGTGAAAGAGCTGCacagatgtttctctgctcaCTGGGACTCAAG GTGTTACCATTGGAAAGAGGGGCCTTGGTAGGAGAAGAAGGACAAGGCCCTCAGACCACAGCTGACCTGTGCTATGGCTGGCTGAAGATCCCGCCACGTTGCATGCTGGCTCATCCAGATGCAGAGCGAACCCTCAACCACCTCATCTCTGGATTTGAAAACTTTGAAAAAAAGATCAACTACACCTTTCAGAACAAGGCTTACCTCCTGCAAGCCTTTACCCACGCTTCCTATCATTACAACACCATTACAG ATTGTTACCAGCGGCTGGAGTTCCTTGGTGATGCAATTCTAGACTACCTCATAACAAAGCACCTTTATGAAGACCCACGGCAGCACTCTCCTGGGGTGCTGACCGACCTGCGTTCAGCACTCGTCAACAACACCATCTTTGCCTCTCTGGCCGTCAAGTACGACTACCACAAGTACTTCAAGGCCATCTCGCCTGAGCTTTTCCATGTCATCGATGACTTTGTGCAGTTTCAGCTGGAGAAGAATGAGATGCAAGGCATGGACTCTGAG CTGCGGCGCtctgaagaggatgaggagaaggaagaggacaTTGAAGTCCCCAAGGCCATGGGGGATATCTTTGAGTCGCTAGCTGGAGCAATTTACATGGACAGTGGGATGTCATTGGAGACAGTGTGGCAAGTGTATTATCCAATGATGAGGCCACTTATAG AGAAATTCTCTGCCAATGTGCCACGCTCTCCTGTGAGAGAGCTGCTCGAGATGGAACCCGAAACTGCCAAGTTCAG CCCTGCAGAGAGAACATACGACGGAAAGGTCCGGGTGACAGTGGAGGTTGTAGGTAAGGGCAAATTTAAAGGAGTTGGCCGCAGCTACCGGATCGCCAAGTCAGCGGCAGCGCGACGAGCTCTGCGCAGCCTCAAAGCCAATCAACCTCAGGTCCAAAACAACTGA
- the clmna gene encoding uncharacterized protein clmna, with protein MAGHEWEDWFEREEFIGQISDIRVQNLQVERELVQKRTFTRWMNIHLEKCNPPIEVQDLFQDIQDGRILMALLEELSGCKLLHGFKKSSHRIFRLNNIAKVLSFLEERNVKLVSIDAADVADGNSSIILGLIWNIILFFQIKELTGNIRSQFPSTSSLSSIPTSSDSDTSYSSTPSDERQSAATAMREHSKAIKKLLQWVQKRTRKYSVAVQDFGKSWTSGLAFLAVIKSIDPSLVDMRKSLLRSARENLEDAFRIAHYSLGIPRLLEPEDVSINAPDEQSIMTYVSQFLEHFPGVEESEEPCQLIERSVSMGRLNYRDSDYDHIRNGAYRSRVKERSYMFQRDSAQPPPKILISSVSEDRSIMSPHFKVAAARSWSSEDILSDPPRVEDNTRSVPAVAKEPTSEVLTESTSDSPQLSYTHSPAGSSVPEFVNTESVIGDSAISSPDSWMESEFGPEKFCESRSDSSLCDSGTAWDVYRATPVEITTFDEGYVPSIEDKAPDEQSMTESFIDEGIYSLSSMESVQERNQGKSRKQEDDGKERANPENHNQDLAEYTCAQKETEITAYSAQTHASQDEKVSQTEAPFQLCNVDVLVSSDAEDLIKANQAQLCSDTELPPPVQFQGVEGVGQNTAQENSYREQECLREAVDLIRDDPKGQISGQSLTKKSNSEEVEVESEWQKTDSPTVDKSDLGSESEFLKKGKEDVKTQDQASGGFDNRQDSIASLSSETGHDLEDIHSTDKEEASKTKVDMNIPLISISSEPEEPDEEGTCGPEGQDNAEDKDLGQQSVPASQRTDTDVNKHPNPDKVCIFTEDDDPNTTASVEIPSCLVSEHVTPTPSLQDTDIENKHMDGTDGHIIGSPDPEDGRPDTGGNLETSQANLDCKSPQDDSGAGDSVTAQPTLTDAASQLVNTEQDIDSSSGHKDKVANTVSDDKTASTKQNTSDPVVTFKPYDVVHMDLFYNDFDRSSPVEDLVGDAVEPMDLFYPDKEEPIFPEPPDTEMQSWPSVLCVSALQPAPPSETLVQDQHLKPEDFRNGMDVLQEQDKVNVISKIDNISESQEQHLFEEMGPLHGDYLSDSSDLSEAEHQKPVSAKENTDPLRIDRRSSSRQDESQIAPVLRHRKGARFTESMCQDKAGMRNTETEDSDFWRSEHLELYVLLLLWLLLYCVWLLPQMDLKSLPSQLLNLDR; from the exons TTGAAAGGGAATTAGTACAGAAGAGGACCTTCACCCGCTGGATGAACATCCATTTAGAAAAG TGTAATCCACCCATTGAAGTCCAGGACCTCTTCCAAGACATTCAGGATGGCCGCATCCTCATGGCCCTGCTGGAGGAGCTCTCCGGCTGCAAACTA CTTCATGGATTCAAGAAGTCCTCCCATCGTATTTTCAGACTTAACAATATCGCCAAGGTCCTGTCTTTCCTTGAGGAGAGAAAT GTAAAGTTGGTCAGCATTGATGCAGCTGATGTTGCAGATGGAAACTCATCCATTATCCTGGGACTCATCTGGAACATCATCCTGTTCTTCCAG ATTAAGGAATTGACTGGGAACATCAGGAGCCAGTTCCCTTCTACTTCCAGCCTGTCATCCATTCCCACCAGTTCTGACTCCGACACGTCTTACAGCAGCACACCGTCTGATGAGAGACAGTCAGCAGCCACAGCCATGCGGGAGCACAGCAAGGCCATCAAGAAGTTACTGCAGTGGGTGCAGAAGAGAACGCGCAA GTACAGTGTGGCAGTGCAGGATTTTGGGAAGAGCTGGACAAGTGGTCTGGCCTTCCTGGCTGTCATAAAATCCATTGACCCCAGCCTGGTAGACATGAGGAAGTCCTTGCTGAGAAGTGCCAGGGAGAACCTGGAGGATGCCTTCAGGATAGCCCATTACAGCCTGGGTATACCACGTCTCCTGGAACCTGAGG ATGTGAGTATCAATGCACCAGATGAGCAATCCATCATGACATATGTGTCACAGTTCCTGGAACACTTCCCTGGCGTAGAGGAG TCAGAGGAGCCCTGCCAGCTGATCGAACGAAGCGTCTCTATGGGCAGACTAAACTACCGTGACAGTGACTACGACCACATAAGGAATGGTGCTTACCGAAGCAGAGTGAAAGAGAGGTCCTACATGTTCCAGAGGGACTCTGCCCAACCCCCACCCAAAATCTTAATTTCCTCTGTATCAGAAGACAGGAGCATCATGTCACCCCACTTTAAGGTGGCTGCAGCTCGCTCATGGTCCAGTGAAGACATTTTATCAGATCCTCCCCGTGTGGAAGACAACACCCGCAGTGTGCCTGCAGTCGCCAAGGAACCTACCAGTGAGGTCCTAACCGAATCAACCTCTGATTCCCCACAGCTGTCTTACACTCACTCACCTGCTGGCTCCTCAGTGCCTGAGTTTGTAAACACAGAGTCAGTAATCGGTGATTCAGCAATCAGCTCACCGGACTCCTGGATGGAGAGTGAGTTCGGACCAGAGAAGTTCTGTGAGAGTCGAAGTGACAGTTCTTTGTGTGACAGTGGAACAGCTTGGGACGTGTACAGAGCCACACCAGTGGAAATAACTACTTTTGATGAAGGATATGTCCCATCAATAGAGGACAAGGCCCCTGATGAGCAGTCGATGACTGAGTCATTTATCGATGAAGGGATTTACTCACTGAGCTCAATGGAGAGCGTGCAGGAAAGAAACCAGGGGAAATCAAGGAAGCAAGAAGACGACGGAAAGGAGAGGGCAAACCCTGAGAACCACAACCAGGACCTGGCAGAATATACATGTGCTCAGAAGGAAACTGAAATTACAGCATAttctgcacagacacatgcaaGTCAAGATGAaaaagtcagtcagacagaagcTCCTTTTCAACTGTGTAATGTAGACGTACTTGTCAGTTCTGATGCTGAGGATCTCATTAAAGCAAACCAGGCCCAGCTTTGTTCTGACACTGAACTACCACCACCTGTCCAATTTCAAGGTGTTGAAGGTGTAGGGCAGAATACTGCACAGGAGAACAGTTATAGGGAACAGGAATGTTTAAGGGAAGCTGTGGACCTTATTAGGGACGATCCGAAAGGACAAATCAGTGGACAAAGCCTGACAAAGAAAAGTAACTCTGAGGAGGTGGAAGTGGAAAGTGAATGGCAGAAAACTGACTCTCCTACAGTGGACAAAAGTGACTTAGGAAGTGAGTCTGAATTTTTAAAGAAGGGCAAAGAAGATGTGAAAACACAAGACCAAGCAAGTGGAGGATTTGACAACAGGCAGGATTCTATTGCAAGCTTAAGCTCAGAGACTGGTCATGATTTAGAAGACATACATTCAACCGACAAAGAGGAAGCATCCAAAACAAAAGTGGACATGAATATTCCTTTGATCTCTATCTCCAGTGAGCCAGAGGAGCCGGATGAAGAGGGAACATGTGGTCCAGAGGGACAAGATAATGCTGAGGATAAAGATCTAGGCCAGCAAAGTGTGCCTGCAAGTCAGCGAACAGACACAGATGTCAACAAGCATCCAAACCCAGACAAAGTGTGCATCTTCACTGAAGATGATGATCCTAACACAACAGCCTCTGTTGAGATTCCTTCCTGCCTGGTATCAGAACATGTTACCCCCACACCTTCACTACAAGACACTGATATTGAAAACAAGCACATGGACGGTACAGATGGACATATCATAGGTTCACCAGATCCAGAAGACGGTAGGCCGGACACAGGAGGTAACCTGGAAACAAGTCAAGCCAACCTGGACTGTAAGTCTCCTCAGGATGATTCTGGAGCAGGAGACAGTGTGACTGCTCAGCCCACTTTGACAGATGCTGCATCTCAACTTGTGAATACTGAACAGGACATAGATTCCTCTAGTGGACACAAGGACAAAGTTGCTAATACTGTCTCTGATGACAAGACAGCCAGCACAAAGCAGAACACATCGGATCCTGTGGTCACCTTTAAACCATATGATGTAGTCCATATGGACTTGTTTTACAATGACTTTGACCGCAGTTCTCCCGTGGAGGATCTCGTTGGTGACGCTGTTGAACCCATGGATCTGTTCTATCCGGACAAAGAGGAGCCCATCTTTCCAGAGCCACCAGACACTGAGATGCAGAGCTGGCcctctgttttgtgtgtatctGCTCTCCAACCTGCACCACCTTCAGAGACTTTGGTGCAGGACCAACACCTCAAACCTGAAGACTTCAGGAATGGAATGGATGTCCTTCAAGAACAGGATAAAGTCAAT GTCATCAGTAAGATTGACAACATATCTGAATCCCAGGAGCAGCACTTGTTTGAGGAGATGGGACCCTTGCATGGTGATTATCTGTCAGACAGCAGTGATCTCAGTGAGGCTGAGCATCAGAAGCCAGTCTCTGCCAAGGAAAACACAGACCCTCTGAG GATTgacagaagaagctccagcagaCAAGATGAAAGCCAGATCGCTCCAGTTCTCCGTCACAGAAAGGGGGCTCGCTTCACTGAATCCATG TGCCAGGACAAAGCTGGGATGAGAAACACTGAAACTGAAGACTCTGATTTTTG GAGGAGTGAGCACTTGGAGTTATatgtgctgcttctgctgtggctgctgctttACTGTGTCTGGCTGCTGCCTCAGATGGACCTGAAGTCACTACCCAGCCAGCTGCTCAACCTCGACCGCTGA